The sequence TGTGTTTTCACAATTCctttcccgcttactcgcaactccgattaacatgaaacttggccaacatgcttatatttgACTACGTTTTTATATACaatagtcggatacccgacccgaccccgttgacttcaactttgaccgagtttgacttttagtcaaacttaaccgaatacttatgcaatcgttctaacttacttttatacttatatcttgcatgaaacttgacaacttgactcacatgctatataatcgagtcataacgagccataagactaattgaacaactttgaccgacttcgTGTTTTACCGATATTGATgcgacctattgtttaggtcaagactagcattcgttcttgcacacgtttactttgtgaagtacttatatactcgtgcactcaaggtgagatcatagacccacttttactcttttatacttatatttgggatgagaaaacataaatgtttcgttttataaagtgaacacaagtacgaaaacaaacattctatgtacgagttagaacaaaaagcctcagtTCAATTatgattagttacacttgcagggtgtaagcgagaacttatgttgtgtggccatacgggtttgacaaaccctcattcggacggttcgctaccgttaatcggatgaaatatattttcgagtataagtgtaagttctaacactatattaatggggttcgtgatagttaagccttgataattgggtgctcgtgataacaacaacaacttttagaatggtttactattatttcaacgttataaatcttgtggttcaacttacttacttactcacttactaaacctatgatttcaccaacgttttcgttgacagatttcctatgtttttctcaggtctttgaatgctaaatgatacatgcttccacactctattttgatacttgcttggatgtcgagtatacatgcatacttggaacgtcttttgactttactttaaattgtgtcgcatatgtttcatttgcacTCTAAAACGTGTAACATATTTAATCGTTGaattactttgtaaactttgaaacatctttacaattgaaatgaatgcgacatattttggtcaaacgttgttttaaagacttatgatcacgtaacgggacctaagtgaaCGACGCCGTCATTGACGATTTTGTCGGATCGCTACATCGATCTCATCCCTAACCATAGGTATCAACAGCGTAATTTTTTCGATCTAGAATGGAAGATGGGCACAATTTTCAAGAGAGAGAAATGGGTTACGGAGTGTTTATTATCTTTTCCAACATTCTTACTTAAGACTCTAGGGTATTTAGGTAATTACATACCACCTCAACTACTTTGTACTCCATTATTACAACAAAATCAAACACTATAACACACTCAATGCAACAAACCTCACTACTTGAACGGAAAAATTAACCGAAATATGGGTTAGTTTCCGATATGTCAACTGAAAAACCCCAACTTGCCGGACATTCAAGATTCCGGCAATCCACCGACCAAATTTCTTCATTAATCACACTTTCACATTCAATCAATGTCTTTTCAACAAGATGGAAATTAATAATAAACAAGCTCAACGAAGTGCTCCCAGTTCTTGTCGGTATCCAACTGGAAATTCAAGATTCCGGTGAGAACTCAACTCTCTCCGGCTTAAttgaagaatttgaagaaacaattGAATTTACCACCAAATTAGCTCAAAAATGCATCGATCAATCGTACAATGGGAAGCTGTTAATGCAGAGTGATCTTGATATTATATTTGTAAAATTGAACAAACAAATACAATGCTTGTATGAATTTAAAAGCTTTTGTTGTTATTCAATTGTGGATTCTGCAATTGTGGTTTCAAAACCTGGGCCCAATTCATCAAAAGATGACGTCAGATTTTATGTTAATGATTTGGTATCAAGGTTTAAAATTGGGAATAATGAGATGAAGAAACAAGCATTGATTTGTTTTAATGAAGATGAAAGGTTTTTGAAGATTGCAATGGAAATTGAAGGGTTTGGTCATGTTTTAATTGAGTCTTTAAGTATTAATATGGAAATTCAAGAAGAGGTGTTAAAATCAATTGATATGATTTGTGAATTTGATGAATTTATAAGGATTTTGGTATCAATTGGTGTTATTGGTTCTTTAATTAGGGTTTTGGGAGGAGGAACTTATTCGAGTAAATGTTTGTCCaccaggtgtttgatgaaatgcacaGCTGAATGTGAAAACGCTTGGTCAGTTTCGGCTCATGGTGGGGTGACATCTTTGTTGCGAATTTCGGCTAGTGAGAATGATAGTAGTGATGAGTTGGTTGGTTTAGCTTGTGGGGTGTTGAAAAATCTTGTTGGTGTTTATGAAATCAAACGTTTTATAGTTGAAGAAGGCGCGATTACGATTTTTGTTAATCTTGTTAAGTCTAGGAATGAAGTTTCTCAGATCAGTGCTATTGAATTTCTTCAAGCTATTTCTTTTGGAGATCAAAAAGTGGCGGATTCTATTGCTAATGAAGGTGGGATTCGTGTTTTGGTTCATGTTTTGGATCCAAAGTTGTCGTTTTCATCAAAAACCAGAGAGAGGTCTATAAGGGCGATCATGTGTTTGTGTTCTGATTTAACAGGAATGGATAGGTTATTAAGTTACGGTTTCATGGATCACATACTTTATTTTCTTCACAATGGTGATATATCTGTTCAAGAAGCATCATTAAAAGCTGCGTTTTGGTTAAGTGGGATATCGGATGATATCAAGAAAGCTATGGGAGAAGTAGGATTTTTGCAAGAACTTGTAAAATTAGTGACTGCAAAGTCGTTTGAGGTTCGTGAAATGGCATTTTCCACATTATCAAATTTGGTTTCAAACCCTAGAAACCGAAAAAGATTTGTGGAAAACGATCAAAATGTGAGCTTGCTTATGCAATCAATTGATCAAGAAGAAGGAACTTTATGTCACAAAAAGCTTTTACTACCAATAATCATGTCATTATCAGGATGCAATAGTGGCCGAAAGAAAATTTTGAGTTCTGGGTACTTAAAAAACATTGAAAAATTAGCAGATGAGGAAATTTCAGATGCTAGAAAGATTGTTAAGAACCTATCGTCGAACAGATTTGTTCGTATGGTTAAAGGGATTTGGCACTAATTCAAATCTTGTTTTCATGTATATCTTAGATTAGATCTTAGATTTTGTTTTTTGTCATGTTAAGTACGCATATAGTTGCCGTACAAATGGTGTAATAAGGGTTGTAAAGAGAACGAAAGTAAGCATTTTTTTATTCCTTATTTCTTCATCTTCGTTGTGTTAAATACTCTTggagcatatatatgtatatataaacacgTCAACCTATGATCGACATCTTTCTAGCTATGATCATAATACAACACTTCAAGTTCATCTGATATAGGCAGTAGTTGAACCATGATTTATGCAATTAAAGATGGTGAAGTTTATAAGTTGATGATACTATTTGTTTTGATGGATGAAAATTTATTAAATTATGATCTTGTAATAAAATTTTGTATATCTTATCTGTAAATTTGAAGGCAGACAAAAGTATCTATTAGCTTCTTTCTGAATCTGTAACTTGCCCTAGGATTTCAaaatcatgttttttttttttttttttttttggcaaaaaacagaaatataaaaaaTCAACATGGGGTTGTATTGAAGTTTTATGTATCTTTCATAATGTATGTATAATGTAATAAAGGGAATGGCACAACTCATAGGTAGGGGTCCTGTTTTTTTAATGTGGAGCATGTAAGCATATGGGAATTAATATGTTTCTGATAATGGATATATTGGTACTTGAAGCAACAAATGCGTACAGAAAGAATATAATGAATTTATGCATATAATTTTATCATTAATTtttcttatctatatctatatatctatacctatatatatatatatatatataactatagtaATTAAGTCCTAGAATAATAAGTATGGTGTATTAAATACGTTTAATTCAATAAAAATAATTCATACAATTTAATAGattggtaaaaaaaattaaaattattatggtaaaaaaataaaataaaaaaaattaaaatcatatTAAATAAAGATGTCATAAATAAATTTGAagtaattaataatcaataaatatataaacttttcatcttctaagtaacgtaagttactttttttaacttataaatatGTCATCTCTATTTCATTTTTTCATATGAATCATACAAAAGAGTACACCATATTACTAATgatgtattcttgatttttttttttttagatggaAAGAAGAAatgatatataaaatattatagtaGATATAgttgtatgatatatatatatatatatatatatatatatatgtgtgtgtgtgtgtgtgtgtattattatatataatatatgtttgtGTTTTTGTAGGTATCGAAAAAATACCAACTTCAAATATTGTAAACCGCGGACAAGATAAGAAGAAACGTGATTGACTCTATGTTGGATCGATTCGTCCGAAGCTTTtctttttaatgttaatattatgatattatgattattatattgtatattcgTATAATGATTAacaattaagattatgattataattcataattataattatgaatatgattacgattattatttttattattattacattttagttataattcatATAACTATGATGATTATAGGTGTAACGTttcttatacatataaatatataaataatgtttatttaattaatttatgtaaataattattcataattataatatgaatatgaatatgattacgattatgattaataataataattattatctcttattattattacattttagttataatttatataagtatgattattataggtgtaatatatatatatatatatatatatatatatatatatatatatatatatatatatatatatatatatgcaacagTATCTATCAATGTAAATATGAAACATTAAAAGGTTAAAACTAAtgttattatttatgtcataaCTTAATTCTATATTTATGACAAAATTATGATACGgaaaatgaaaagattgaaatTAATCATATAATTTATGTCATATAAATTTTACTTTTTATGAATGAATGGTTATAACTAAATTTAAATTAAGGAAAATAAAAAGATAACAATTATTGAAAAGTTTGTAACGTTTATTACTCTTAGTGGTATTACATatctttattatataattaataaataatagttAATTACATATCAATTGTTATTCAAATTCAATGTTATGAACCTCCAATTTTATTCTATTCATAATTTTTATATTGTGTAGTGTAGTAATACGTAACGGATCATGTATATATTTAGAAGTTCTTTTATGTATTCCAATTATTATGTCATTACTTATTGTCACATATGAAGTCATAAGAGAGACATTAAAAAATTTAATAGTAAATTGTAAAgataatatatgttttaatattatgAATCGTACTATAATATGTATGTTTTATTATGTATGTTGGCATCATTTGTTAACTTATTTGACCACCTTTAgtaaacttttgtttatatatagtttcatCATACGTTACTACATCTGACCCGAATGTGTAGATTTTCATAGTGGCAAACAAAACATATGCACAAAATGCTACTTGACTACTTGCATAATGGGACCAACATCAACTTTCACTTCTAGGTTAATATGTATTCAACCAACTCCCGCCATAACCTTAACCATTCGAAACACAAATTTCAAAATAGTAAAATTTGAGACAAGCCGTGCAACGAACGGGCATTGCCTTCTAGTATCTATAAAAAGTGACTCCATGATTCATAAATATGCATATTAACTCAAGTAATTTACTATTATTTTATAACTATTTACTCACTTAACCTAAATGGTAAaagttaatatctaataataaaatCAAAATTAACGTGTTCGATAGGATATAGAAGGCGTTGTTGTGTTTTATTTCTATTCAGTTATTGATCAATAGAGGATGAGTTATATCTGTATCTAGCATGCTTCTTGTGTGCTTCTTTGTTTGTTAGTCTTTGTGGCTTTTGTGGTGTTTTTTATAAACatagcttttccaaaaaaaataataaaatcaaAATTACATTATGTCTTTTTTTATTTCTAATTTCGTCATAAATATGCATATTAACCCAAGTAATATACTATTATTTTATAACCATTTATCCACttaacataaataataaaaattaattttCTAATAATAAATCTAAAATTACATTCATGTCTTTTCTACTTCCAACTTGAGTGATGGAGTAGTAAATGTGAATTACCACTAACATTTATTAATAGTAAAAaggttataaaaataaaattattcaTACGTACCCACTTATATTTATAATTGAATTAATGGTATTAAATTTTACCATGAAATCTAATTATGATGTAATATCTAATAAGTTGCAGTAACAAATAATCAAAATAGTTGTAAAAAAAGTAAATTAATTATCAATCTGTCGAAAACATATTATGTAGTAAGATATATTAGACTATATTACCACTAacttttaattataataaaatggttaaaaataaaattactcatttatatatttatttaataataataatagtaaggagACGAAAATAAATTACCCACTTATGCAAATCAATAAAAACATTTTAAAGTTAATGTTTACGATgaatttactaataataaatatatgtagTAGTTAACTAATTAATCAAATCCCTTCATATTCTTACATTGATTAGCTAAAGACTATTTATATTACTATAATGGTGATACATTAAAAACTAAAAGTATTTATAAATGTAgagaaacattaatattagtacgtAAATATAACAATAACGAATAACATAATTTCCCCTTAATTATAGTCCCTTTAGTTAATTTCATTTTATAATTTAAttcttaatgaaataaaatataagaaATATCCATCtttgataaataaaataaaataaaaaaaaccttCATTTTCTTAATATAAAATTTTGATTGTAACTCAAAGttattaaatgaagataaatattgCACATCATCCACTATATATACTTCATTTCATTTTATTTTCTTTACATACTCTCCTTTCAAACAATGTCAAATTAATCATTTCAT comes from Rutidosis leptorrhynchoides isolate AG116_Rl617_1_P2 chromosome 4, CSIRO_AGI_Rlap_v1, whole genome shotgun sequence and encodes:
- the LOC139841573 gene encoding uncharacterized protein translates to MSTEKPQLAGHSRFRQSTDQISSLITLSHSINVFSTRWKLIINKLNEVLPVLVGIQLEIQDSGENSTLSGLIEEFEETIEFTTKLAQKCIDQSYNGKLLMQSDLDIIFVKLNKQIQCLYEFKSFCCYSIVDSAIVVSKPGPNSSKDDVRFYVNDLVSRFKIGNNEMKKQALICFNEDERFLKIAMEIEGFGHVLIESLSINMEIQEEVLKSIDMICEFDEFIRILVSIGVIGSLIRVLGGGTYSSKCLSTRCLMKCTAECENAWSVSAHGGVTSLLRISASENDSSDELVGLACGVLKNLVGVYEIKRFIVEEGAITIFVNLVKSRNEVSQISAIEFLQAISFGDQKVADSIANEGGIRVLVHVLDPKLSFSSKTRERSIRAIMCLCSDLTGMDRLLSYGFMDHILYFLHNGDISVQEASLKAAFWLSGISDDIKKAMGEVGFLQELVKLVTAKSFEVREMAFSTLSNLVSNPRNRKRFVENDQNVSLLMQSIDQEEGTLCHKKLLLPIIMSLSGCNSGRKKILSSGYLKNIEKLADEEISDARKIVKNLSSNRFVRMVKGIWH